One genomic segment of Helianthus annuus cultivar XRQ/B chromosome 14, HanXRQr2.0-SUNRISE, whole genome shotgun sequence includes these proteins:
- the LOC110907195 gene encoding MAP7 domain-containing protein 1-like, which produces MSLVDEPEEDNPVVTEEKEQVAATADDPFNVDVLFDSDVLETGPEVVANVEQVYNKFIKFKEKLLRKRKRQEKDDDDVYVPSPEHVSGSQSSPRVRKKVGVRKKVVSPKIVKATPKIKVPKIVLKKKKQTKKPPTPPHEPTPPLSPIQSPPRQPTPPPKSSPPKQPTPPRQPSPIHQTPPQQPLATSQDIFQTPPLTQVQAGLSSRGLYTPQDNLLDVGDFDFAITSQVRNVEKRVEEVVAENKRLAAENKKVSDRERLLEMRVKILENENQELVKKIDAVQSEIDILKVKVAELEEEKARRDEQNEYFKLKNKEFEAPKALRDHEFYMLNKVVESMLGTSVDQKLKELQVEELRAERQAEIERQMKDKGKGVEGSSVVTERSIVPSMVVDNPEPITAISGMFEEETHLEELMDDDDDAAGGTGLKVTEASTEKKVDDLMNDSVNEESGEASGKGESSKSQIVEHSEKLFLSLNVYREMLQDVNPEFKFDFEEDLESFDINHQPEYTYKYVEEADKYDRVEIEDWMDDEDVVEDTSKFPTLMEFFAEENREELRQKVTEAVKEKNFERT; this is translated from the exons ATGTCTTTGGTTGATGAACCGGAAGAAGATAATCCAGTGGTTACTGAAGAGAAAGAACAAGTGGCAGCTACAGCAGATGATCCATTCAATGTTGATGTGTTATTTGATTCAGATGTCTTGGAAACAGGGCCAGAAGTTGTTGCTAATGTTGAACAAGTT tacaacaagttcatcaagttcaaGGAGAAGCTGTTACGAAAGAGAAAGAGACAGGAAAAGGACGACGATGATGTTTATGTGCCTTCTCCAGAGCATGTCTCAGGATCGCAATCTTCTCCAAGAGTTAGAAAGAAAGTTGGAGTTCGAAAGAAAGTAGTTTCTCCAAAGATTGTCAAAGCTACTCCAAAGATCAAAGTACCAAAGATTGTGCTCAAAAAGAAGAAACAAACCAAGAAACCACCTACACCACCACATGAACCAACACCACCACTGTCACCTATCCAATCACCACCACGACAACCTACTCCACCACCAAAATCCTCACCACCTAAACAACCAACACctccaagacaaccatcacctattcatcaaacaccaccacaacaacctcTTGCTACCTCACAAGATATATTTCaaacacctccactcacccaagtGCAAGCTGGTTTGTCGAGCAGAGGTCTTTATACTCCACAGGATAATCTTTTAGATGTTGGAGACTTTGATTTTGCTATCACTTCACAAGTCAGAAATGTTGAAAAGAGAGTTGAAGAAGTTGTTGCTGAAAACAAAAGGCTGGCAGCTGAAAATAAGAAAGTTTCTGATAGAGAAAGACTTCTTGAGATGCGTGTGAagattttagaaaatgaaaatcaagagttggtgaaaaagattgatGCTGTTCAATCTGAGATTGATATCTTGAAAGTTAAAGTTGCTGAACTTGAGGAAGAGAAAGCTAGACGTGATGAACAGAATGAATACTTTAAGTTGAAGAACAAAGAATTTGAAGCACCCAAAGCATTAAGAGATCACGAGTTCTATATGCTAAACAAAGTTGTCGAAAGCATGCTCGGAACATCGGTAGATCAAAAGTTGAAAGAGCTGCAAGTCGAAGAGCTTAGAGCTGAACGTCAAGCAGAGATTGAAAGACAAATGAAAGATAAAGGTAAGGGAGTTGAAGGAAGCTCAGTTGTTACTGAAAGATCAATAGTACCTTCTATGGTGGTTGATAATCCCGAGCCTATCACTGCAATATCTGGTATGTTTGAGGAGGAAACACATCTAGAAGAGTTGATGG atgatgatgacgacgctGCAGGTGGTACAGGTTTAAAAGTTACAGAAGCTTCCACTGAGAAAAAGGTTGATGATCTGATGAATGATTCAGTAAATGAAGAATCAGGGGAAGCAAgtggaaagggggagtctagtaAGTCTCAGATCGTTGAGCATTCTGAAAAGTTATTCTTGAGTTTAAATGTTTATAGAGAAATGTTGCAAGATGTGAATCCGGagttcaagtttgattttgaagaagaTTTGGAGTCTTTTGATATCAATCATCAGCCTGAATACACgtataagtatgttgaagaggctgataAGTATGATCGAGTTGAGATTGAAGATTGGATGGATGATGAAGATGTAGTTGAAGATACTTCTAAGTTTCCTACACTTATGGAGTTCTTTGCAGAGGAAAATAGAGAAGAATTAAGACAAAAGGTGACTGAGGCAGTAAAAGAAAAGAACTTCGAGAGAACTTAA